A genome region from Pseudanabaena sp. Chao 1811 includes the following:
- a CDS encoding IS982 family transposase, translating to MNNIVSHLDITRIFCEVDDFCQSFEKHWEEQPMLPSMIGERKSRSRMRLSEVMTIAIAFHGSGYKTFKEFYTLTVIPFWRKAFPHLVSYTRFVELMPWTMMLLCCFLHTRKGEVTGISFIDSTPINVCVPCRAHAHKVFKGMVNWGKNSVGWHFGFKLHLIINDKGELLAFKLTPANVDDREPVPEMAQDLFGQLFGDRGYISQKLFEKLYEQGLQLITKRKKNMKNCLVKLIDKILLRKRAIIESVNDQLKNISQIEHSRHRSFFNFLVNLLAGLVAYTYRQSKPALDLQPKGLPALPPAIF from the coding sequence ATGAACAATATCGTATCGCACTTAGATATCACACGAATCTTCTGTGAAGTAGATGATTTTTGCCAAAGTTTTGAAAAACACTGGGAAGAGCAACCAATGTTGCCATCAATGATAGGAGAAAGAAAAAGTCGTTCCAGAATGAGACTGAGTGAAGTGATGACGATAGCGATCGCCTTTCATGGGTCAGGATATAAAACCTTCAAAGAGTTCTATACCCTAACTGTAATACCGTTTTGGCGAAAAGCTTTTCCGCACTTAGTAAGCTACACCCGTTTTGTCGAGCTAATGCCTTGGACAATGATGTTGTTATGTTGCTTTCTCCATACCCGTAAAGGAGAAGTAACAGGGATATCATTCATTGACTCCACGCCAATAAATGTCTGTGTCCCTTGCCGCGCCCACGCTCACAAAGTATTTAAAGGAATGGTCAATTGGGGCAAAAACTCAGTCGGATGGCACTTTGGTTTCAAACTACATTTGATTATTAATGACAAAGGGGAATTGCTTGCTTTCAAACTCACACCAGCCAATGTCGATGACCGTGAACCTGTGCCTGAGATGGCTCAAGACCTCTTTGGTCAATTGTTTGGTGACCGTGGTTATATCTCCCAAAAGTTGTTTGAAAAGCTCTATGAACAAGGTTTGCAACTGATTACCAAGCGCAAGAAAAATATGAAAAACTGTCTGGTCAAGTTGATTGACAAAATTCTGCTTCGCAAGCGCGCAATTATTGAGTCCGTCAATGACCAACTCAAGAACATTTCTCAGATTGAGCATTCTCGTCATCGCAGCTTTTTCAATTTTCTCGTTAATCTTCTTGCTGGCTTAGTTGCCTATACCTATCGCCAGTCTAAACCTGCTTTAGATCTTCAGCCTAAAGGCTTGCCTGCTCTTCCTCCTGCCATCTTTTAG
- a CDS encoding DUF4258 domain-containing protein produces MIEDIQTKIANEQYEFSKHAVDQSIIRQIRLHEIVEAIANGQIIEEYPNDKYAPSCLICGITQTGRTIHIQSSYPSRPLVKIITVYEPDPNKWNNDFTVRRKNNE; encoded by the coding sequence ATGATTGAAGATATTCAGACCAAAATTGCCAACGAACAATATGAGTTTTCTAAACATGCCGTCGATCAATCCATTATTCGCCAAATTCGTTTGCACGAGATCGTAGAAGCGATCGCTAATGGTCAAATCATTGAAGAATATCCCAACGACAAATACGCTCCTAGCTGTCTCATTTGTGGCATAACTCAAACTGGTAGAACAATTCATATCCAAAGCAGCTATCCTAGCCGCCCATTGGTTAAAATCATTACAGTCTATGAACCTGATCCGAATAAATGGAATAACGATTTCACAGTAAGGAGAAAAAACAATGAATAA
- a CDS encoding DUF433 domain-containing protein, with translation MTLKELQPQLLALTPEEKSQAIQILVQSLSNTWQGIEKNPRVMGGDACIRQTRIPVWLLVSLQRQGASEAYILEDYPTLSATDLVNAWRYAETHVDEIEAAIHRQEAA, from the coding sequence ATGACACTCAAAGAACTACAACCACAACTACTAGCCCTAACCCCCGAAGAAAAATCTCAAGCAATCCAAATATTAGTACAAAGCCTCAGCAACACATGGCAAGGCATTGAAAAAAATCCCAGAGTCATGGGCGGAGATGCTTGCATTCGACAAACCCGCATACCCGTATGGCTACTAGTAAGCCTCCAACGCCAAGGCGCAAGCGAAGCCTACATTCTCGAAGACTATCCTACCCTCTCTGCAACAGATCTAGTAAACGCATGGCGCTATGCCGAAACACACGTTGATGAGATAGAAGCCGCCATTCATAGGCAAGAGGCGGCTTAG
- a CDS encoding DUF5615 family PIN-like protein gives MARLYADEQFPRIVVKLLRALGHDILTVQEAGKANQRIPDEEVLAFAIADNRTILTINRSDFIRLHNLQPSHAGIIVCTEDLNRQRLANQIHEAITNTADLTNILIRINRPSK, from the coding sequence ATGGCACGTCTCTACGCCGATGAGCAATTCCCTAGAATTGTCGTCAAACTGCTACGCGCACTAGGGCATGATATTTTGACAGTCCAAGAAGCAGGAAAAGCCAACCAAAGAATCCCCGATGAAGAAGTATTAGCCTTTGCGATCGCAGATAACCGCACTATATTAACGATTAATCGAAGTGACTTCATTCGACTGCATAATTTACAACCTAGCCATGCAGGTATTATCGTTTGTACAGAAGACCTCAATAGACAAAGACTAGCTAACCAAATTCATGAAGCAATCACCAATACAGCCGATCTAACCAACATACTAATTCGTATAAATCGTCCTAGCAAATAA
- a CDS encoding Uma2 family endonuclease, with product MTTTAIRPITIDEFLQLPETKPASEFIHGQIIQKPMPQGEHSLLQGTLCQTISQIAQPKQIALAFPELRCVFGGLAIVPDIAVFRWERIPRSPSGRIANRFEINPDWAIEILSPDQRYKQVLGKLLHCAEYGTELGWLLDAEDESVLVVDSDRRVREFTNSDRLPVLTGIDLELTVEQVFSWLSL from the coding sequence ATGACCACGACAGCAATTCGACCCATAACTATAGATGAGTTTTTGCAATTGCCAGAGACGAAACCAGCCTCTGAATTTATTCATGGACAAATCATACAGAAGCCAATGCCACAAGGAGAACATAGTTTATTACAAGGTACACTCTGCCAAACTATTAGCCAAATTGCTCAACCAAAGCAAATTGCTCTAGCCTTTCCAGAGTTACGCTGTGTTTTTGGTGGATTAGCGATTGTCCCAGACATAGCCGTATTTCGTTGGGAGAGAATCCCCCGTTCCCCATCAGGTCGCATCGCCAATCGTTTTGAAATTAATCCAGATTGGGCAATTGAAATTCTTTCTCCAGATCAACGATACAAGCAAGTTTTAGGTAAGCTGCTGCACTGTGCGGAATATGGTACTGAGCTAGGCTGGTTGCTTGATGCTGAGGATGAGAGCGTTTTGGTAGTAGATAGCGATCGCCGCGTTAGAGAATTTACAAATAGCGATCGCTTACCAGTTCTAACAGGAATTGATTTAGAACTGACGGTTGAGCAAGTTTTTAGCTGGCTAAGTCTTTAG
- a CDS encoding tetratricopeptide repeat protein translates to MIKTAITKISIVGIFPLMCSLAPALDTIALAQTLPTSTSKIAQSTPLANTTIKLVERANSLREQNQLDRAMALYRQAIATSPEFVPAYYGLGVTLRQKGDIQGAIEAHRQAITIDKNYTPAYYGLGIALYQKGDTNGAIEAYNQFIQLSKADTNLAPVYYNLGLAHERRNNIDGAISAFRKAIEFDPKYALAHNGLGTVLRRQGNRQEAIAAYRRAIELAPQYAVAHFALGISLYEERDYVGSIDAYKRVVAIDPNFPNVYYNLGLTYNQLGDHQSAIATFRKALEQDPRNADIYAALGSALLREENIPEAAEAFKRSTEINPKVASNFNGLGLALRRQGDLEGAIAAYEQSISINPSYAAAYNNLGRVLSDQNRNNEAIAAFRRAIALDNRNAVAYSNLGNLLRSQGNIDEAIEAFQKTIAIGKEDLWVDYTSLGLAYADRGKLGDAQTAYLKALDLNPKFAKAYFGLGALYTLRGEVSNAIRSYQEALKLYEETREAEWIKRTQQAIQALQGIT, encoded by the coding sequence ATGATCAAAACCGCAATTACGAAGATCTCAATAGTAGGAATTTTCCCACTAATGTGTAGTCTCGCTCCTGCTCTAGATACGATCGCCTTAGCCCAAACCTTGCCTACCTCAACGAGTAAGATTGCTCAGAGTACTCCACTGGCAAACACAACAATTAAGCTGGTAGAAAGGGCAAATTCCTTAAGGGAGCAAAATCAACTTGATCGCGCTATGGCTTTATATCGCCAAGCGATCGCCACAAGTCCAGAGTTTGTACCTGCCTACTATGGTTTAGGAGTAACTTTGCGCCAAAAGGGGGACATTCAAGGTGCAATCGAAGCCCATCGCCAAGCAATTACCATTGATAAAAACTATACGCCTGCCTATTACGGGTTAGGGATTGCGCTGTATCAAAAAGGGGATACGAATGGCGCGATCGAGGCATATAACCAATTTATCCAACTTAGCAAAGCGGATACAAATCTTGCGCCTGTGTACTACAACTTGGGGCTTGCCCATGAGCGACGCAATAATATTGATGGAGCAATCAGCGCTTTTCGGAAGGCAATAGAATTTGATCCTAAATATGCCCTTGCCCATAACGGTTTAGGTACAGTGCTCCGTCGGCAAGGGAATCGTCAAGAAGCGATCGCAGCCTATCGTCGGGCGATCGAGCTTGCACCACAATATGCCGTTGCCCATTTTGCTTTAGGTATTTCTCTATATGAAGAAAGAGACTACGTAGGCTCAATTGATGCTTATAAACGGGTAGTCGCCATCGATCCTAATTTCCCTAATGTTTATTACAATCTGGGGCTAACCTATAACCAATTAGGTGATCACCAAAGTGCCATAGCTACTTTTCGTAAAGCGCTGGAGCAAGATCCTCGCAATGCCGATATTTATGCCGCATTGGGTAGCGCTCTATTGCGGGAAGAAAATATCCCCGAAGCGGCGGAAGCTTTTAAACGTAGTACCGAAATTAATCCCAAGGTAGCGAGTAATTTCAATGGCTTAGGGTTAGCCCTGCGTCGCCAAGGAGATCTTGAAGGAGCGATCGCTGCCTATGAGCAATCTATTTCCATTAACCCCAGCTATGCAGCCGCCTACAACAATCTCGGTCGGGTTCTGTCCGATCAAAATCGCAATAATGAAGCCATTGCCGCATTTCGCCGCGCGATCGCCCTTGACAACAGAAATGCCGTTGCCTATAGCAATCTAGGCAATCTTTTGCGCTCTCAAGGCAATATTGATGAGGCGATCGAGGCTTTCCAAAAAACCATTGCGATCGGCAAAGAAGATTTATGGGTGGACTATACCAGCTTAGGGCTTGCCTATGCCGATCGCGGTAAGTTAGGGGATGCCCAAACAGCCTATCTCAAGGCGCTAGATTTAAATCCCAAATTTGCCAAGGCTTATTTTGGTTTAGGCGCTTTGTATACCCTGAGAGGTGAAGTGAGTAATGCCATTCGCTCCTATCAAGAGGCTCTTAAGCTATACGAAGAAACACGCGAGGCTGAATGGATTAAGCGGACTCAGCAAGCAATTCAAGCATTGCAAGGAATTACCTAA
- the fabG gene encoding 3-oxoacyl-[acyl-carrier-protein] reductase, whose translation MGFLEGQVAIVTGASRGIGRAIAVALAGEGAKVIVNYASSVTAAEEVVAEIKSKGGEAIALHADVSHEAQVDSLVKSAIDTWGRVDVLVNNAGITRDTLLLRMKLEDWQSVIDLNLTGVFLATRAVSKIMLKQKSGRIINIASVAGQMGNPGQGNYSAAKAGVIGFTKTVAKEMASRGVTVNAVAPGFIATDMTADLKNTEEILKFIPLGRYGQPEEIAGMVRFLAADPAAAYITGQVFNVDGGMVMA comes from the coding sequence ATGGGATTTTTAGAAGGTCAGGTGGCGATCGTCACAGGTGCATCGAGAGGGATTGGACGGGCGATCGCCGTAGCACTCGCAGGTGAAGGCGCAAAGGTAATTGTGAACTATGCGAGTTCGGTCACAGCTGCCGAAGAAGTAGTTGCAGAAATCAAAAGCAAAGGTGGTGAGGCGATCGCTCTCCATGCCGATGTGTCCCACGAAGCGCAGGTTGATAGCTTGGTAAAATCAGCGATCGATACTTGGGGACGAGTGGATGTATTGGTCAATAATGCTGGCATTACCCGCGATACGCTCCTGCTGCGAATGAAGCTAGAGGATTGGCAATCGGTGATCGACCTCAACCTGACGGGCGTATTCCTCGCTACCCGTGCTGTATCCAAAATCATGCTCAAGCAAAAGTCAGGACGGATTATTAATATTGCCTCCGTTGCAGGACAAATGGGCAATCCTGGTCAGGGCAATTACAGTGCTGCTAAAGCTGGCGTAATCGGCTTTACCAAAACCGTTGCTAAGGAAATGGCAAGTCGTGGCGTTACCGTCAATGCGGTTGCTCCCGGATTTATTGCTACTGACATGACCGCAGATTTGAAGAATACTGAAGAAATTCTTAAATTTATTCCCCTCGGTCGCTATGGTCAGCCTGAAGAAATTGCAGGGATGGTGAGATTTCTTGCTGCTGATCCTGCGGCGGCTTACATCACTGGTCAGGTATTTAATGTCGATGGTGGCATGGTCATGGCTTAG
- a CDS encoding cupredoxin domain-containing protein, which produces MRRTLKILLIGILGILCMVISPHPAIASPVSTTAKLAAIDFTKQQTITVNVSLSNAANELKFTPDRFTFNAGKRYKLILSNPSGMKHYFTSKDFADAVWTQNVVAGNVEIKGNIRELELKPNATAEWTFVPIKSGTYELHCAIAGHTEAGMRGSITIQPSI; this is translated from the coding sequence ATGCGTCGCACCTTGAAAATTTTGCTAATTGGCATATTGGGGATTTTGTGTATGGTAATTAGTCCCCATCCTGCGATCGCCTCACCCGTCAGCACAACTGCCAAACTAGCCGCGATTGATTTCACGAAGCAACAGACGATTACAGTTAATGTCAGTCTCAGTAATGCCGCTAACGAATTAAAATTTACGCCTGATCGCTTTACCTTTAACGCAGGCAAGCGTTACAAACTGATCCTCAGTAATCCTAGCGGCATGAAACATTATTTCACCAGCAAAGATTTTGCTGATGCGGTCTGGACGCAGAACGTCGTGGCTGGCAATGTGGAAATTAAGGGCAATATCCGCGAATTAGAACTAAAGCCTAATGCCACTGCTGAATGGACTTTTGTGCCAATTAAATCAGGAACCTATGAACTGCATTGTGCGATCGCTGGTCACACCGAAGCAGGAATGCGTGGCAGCATCACAATTCAACCAAGCATTTAA
- a CDS encoding type II toxin-antitoxin system HicB family antitoxin, whose translation MSIITYKGYTGKIEVDIESAILHGRILDITDVITFRGKTIEEATQDFKDGVDDYLEFCAERGKDPDKPYSGKLPFRTTPDHHKLIHLAATKVGKSINAWMDEVLTQKAKQIININ comes from the coding sequence ATGAGCATTATTACTTATAAAGGATATACGGGAAAAATTGAAGTTGATATTGAGTCGGCTATTTTACATGGTCGAATCTTAGACATCACTGATGTAATTACATTTCGAGGTAAAACTATTGAGGAAGCAACTCAGGACTTTAAAGATGGGGTAGATGATTATTTAGAGTTTTGTGCAGAACGGGGAAAAGATCCTGATAAACCTTATTCAGGTAAGCTACCTTTTCGGACTACGCCTGATCATCACAAGTTAATCCATCTTGCTGCTACTAAAGTTGGTAAAAGCATAAATGCTTGGATGGATGAAGTACTTACACAGAAAGCTAAGCAAATAATAAATATCAATTAA
- a CDS encoding type II toxin-antitoxin system HicA family toxin produces the protein MNTKNKKILKAIFEDPISSDIRFDDVKRLIKSLGGKIKEGRGSRVMFELNGKDGHFHEPHPTPEIKRYVVKDLRDFLEAAGCLPEE, from the coding sequence TTGAACACTAAAAATAAGAAAATCCTAAAAGCAATTTTTGAAGACCCTATAAGCTCAGATATTAGATTTGATGATGTAAAAAGATTAATAAAAAGTTTAGGTGGAAAAATAAAGGAAGGAAGAGGGTCAAGAGTTATGTTTGAGTTAAATGGTAAAGATGGTCACTTTCATGAGCCCCATCCCACTCCAGAAATAAAGAGATATGTAGTCAAAGATTTGCGTGATTTTTTGGAGGCGGCAGGATGTTTACCTGAAGAATAA
- a CDS encoding tetratricopeptide repeat protein has translation MRSIFAIFLTLFLFFHSAAIAPVQAQLNITEAESNQLDDLVKKAFAATDAGEFPKAEWYWTDLIKLYPNNAAGWSNRGNAKMSQNRPQEALEDYNKSVELAPNFPDPYLNRGAALEGLGKWEEAIADYDRVLAIDPQDAAAYNNRGNAKAGLGKWQEAIADYQKAMQVNSRFSTAFGNNAIALYEVGVQTGDTNTAIKAMKNILRKYPNYTDVRAALTAALWADKKQGEAESNWVSVENLDPRYRDINWVKNIRRWPPSLVDALEKFLTLK, from the coding sequence ATGCGTTCGATATTTGCAATTTTTCTTACTTTATTTTTATTTTTTCATTCCGCAGCGATCGCACCAGTACAGGCGCAACTAAATATTACCGAAGCAGAATCTAATCAACTGGATGACCTCGTTAAAAAAGCTTTTGCTGCCACGGATGCGGGCGAATTTCCCAAGGCTGAATGGTATTGGACAGACTTAATCAAGCTCTATCCCAATAATGCCGCAGGTTGGAGCAATCGAGGCAATGCCAAAATGAGTCAAAATCGCCCACAGGAAGCCCTCGAAGATTACAACAAATCCGTAGAGCTTGCACCAAATTTTCCTGATCCTTACCTCAATCGTGGGGCAGCTTTAGAAGGTTTGGGCAAATGGGAGGAGGCGATCGCCGATTATGATCGCGTGTTAGCCATCGATCCCCAAGATGCGGCTGCCTATAACAATCGTGGTAATGCCAAGGCTGGGTTAGGTAAATGGCAAGAGGCGATCGCTGATTATCAAAAAGCGATGCAGGTAAATTCGCGATTTAGTACTGCCTTTGGTAATAATGCGATCGCTTTGTATGAGGTCGGTGTTCAAACTGGTGATACCAATACTGCAATCAAGGCGATGAAAAATATCCTACGCAAATATCCTAATTACACCGATGTGCGGGCGGCTCTCACTGCAGCTCTCTGGGCTGACAAGAAACAGGGCGAAGCGGAAAGTAATTGGGTATCTGTAGAAAATCTCGATCCACGCTACCGAGATATTAATTGGGTCAAAAATATTCGTCGCTGGCCCCCATCCCTAGTTGATGCCCTCGAAAAATTTCTCACTTTAAAATAA
- a CDS encoding HVO_A0114 family putative DNA-binding protein: MKAIIELSRNGSIFGAVKQQIANSQQGQSPDYHLSFESARALFSELTPARLDLLDTLSRIGASSMYALAKTAERNYSNVHTDVSRLWELGLIERSEDGMVSVPFEAIEIRFPLAHAA; this comes from the coding sequence ATGAAGGCAATTATTGAATTAAGTCGTAACGGTTCCATCTTCGGGGCTGTTAAACAGCAAATTGCTAACTCTCAGCAAGGACAATCGCCTGACTACCATCTGAGTTTCGAGTCAGCTCGCGCTTTATTTTCCGAGTTGACACCAGCCCGCCTCGATTTACTCGATACACTTAGTCGTATTGGAGCTAGTAGCATGTATGCCCTTGCGAAAACTGCCGAACGTAACTATTCAAACGTTCACACTGATGTGTCGCGTCTATGGGAACTGGGACTTATTGAACGATCTGAAGATGGTATGGTTTCTGTACCCTTTGAAGCGATTGAAATTCGTTTCCCCTTAGCACATGCTGCGTAG
- a CDS encoding toxin-antitoxin system TumE family protein, with amino-acid sequence MQYITAILIARAKEVRDDGSIIEVVIWEVPESIFPSKHRYKYRLYYGASGICRVRYDNERGKGDHRHYGDQEKDYNFSTLEQLLADFEQDVNEWSNL; translated from the coding sequence ATGCAATATATTACAGCTATTCTGATTGCAAGAGCTAAAGAAGTCCGCGACGATGGTTCGATAATCGAAGTTGTGATTTGGGAAGTTCCTGAATCTATATTCCCATCTAAGCATAGATACAAGTACCGACTTTACTATGGTGCTTCTGGCATATGTCGAGTTCGTTACGATAATGAGCGTGGCAAAGGAGACCACCGCCATTACGGAGATCAAGAGAAAGACTACAATTTCTCTACACTTGAACAGCTTCTAGCCGATTTCGAGCAAGATGTGAACGAATGGAGTAACCTATGA
- a CDS encoding sulfate/molybdate ABC transporter ATP-binding protein — translation MGIVVENVNKKFGDYVALDNINLEVKTGSLVALLGPSGSGKSTLLRVIAGLESPDSGKIFLTGKDATDQDVRDRNIGFVFQHYALFKHMTIRQNIGFGLEVRKLPKAKIADRVEELLELIQLKGLGNRYPSQLSGGQRQRVSLARALAVQPSVLLLDEPFGALDAKVRKELRAWLRRLHDEVHVTSVFVTHDQEEAMEVSDQIVVMNQGKIEQIGTPAEVYDNPATPFVMSFIGPVNVLPVKSEQVSKFQQTHEQNGKGDLYIRPRDILIEIEPTSTSIAARINRIINLGWEVQAELVLDDGQVLTAHLTRERFNELDLQPQQNVYIEPKDTKSFSLDYSI, via the coding sequence GTGGGCATTGTTGTAGAAAATGTAAATAAGAAGTTTGGCGATTATGTAGCCCTCGATAATATTAATCTTGAGGTCAAAACTGGCTCACTCGTTGCGCTATTAGGACCTTCTGGCTCTGGTAAATCCACATTATTGCGAGTAATTGCAGGTTTAGAATCTCCCGATAGTGGCAAAATCTTTCTCACAGGTAAAGACGCAACCGATCAAGATGTCCGCGATCGCAACATTGGGTTCGTGTTTCAGCATTATGCGCTGTTCAAGCACATGACTATTCGTCAAAATATTGGCTTCGGGCTAGAAGTCCGCAAACTACCTAAGGCAAAAATTGCCGATCGCGTAGAGGAGCTACTTGAACTCATTCAACTCAAAGGACTTGGCAACCGCTACCCCTCACAACTATCGGGTGGACAGCGCCAAAGAGTCTCCCTTGCCCGCGCCCTTGCTGTACAACCTAGTGTATTGCTGCTCGATGAGCCGTTTGGAGCGCTAGATGCTAAAGTCCGTAAAGAATTGCGTGCATGGCTACGCCGTCTCCATGATGAAGTCCATGTCACCAGTGTATTTGTCACCCACGACCAAGAAGAAGCGATGGAAGTATCCGATCAAATCGTGGTGATGAATCAAGGCAAAATTGAGCAGATTGGCACACCTGCGGAAGTTTATGACAATCCTGCTACGCCTTTTGTGATGAGCTTTATTGGACCTGTGAATGTATTGCCAGTTAAAAGCGAACAAGTTAGCAAATTCCAGCAAACTCACGAACAGAATGGTAAAGGTGATCTTTATATTCGTCCTCGCGATATTCTGATTGAGATTGAGCCAACTAGTACTTCTATAGCAGCAAGGATCAATAGAATCATTAATCTTGGTTGGGAAGTTCAAGCTGAGCTAGTACTAGATGATGGACAGGTATTAACTGCTCACCTCACCCGTGAACGTTTTAATGAGTTAGATTTACAACCACAGCAAAATGTTTATATTGAACCCAAGGACACCAAGTCCTTCTCATTAGACTATTCCATCTAA